A window from Peptococcaceae bacterium 1198_IL3148 encodes these proteins:
- the glgA gene encoding glycogen synthase GlgA: MKALFVAAEAVPFVKTGGLGDVIGSLPKALQSSAVDICIVLPKYKSISQQYKSAMVAIKSISISMGGRERDFVVEQLNYRGSNYFFIGNDELFGRNDIYGYPDDAERYGFFCRAVLETLPHLDFKPDIIHCHDWHTGMISVFLDSHYKDSAFYRDMATIFTIHNLRYQGVFPKDTLALLDLNEQYFTIDGIEFYNQINFMKGGLNFSDIITTVSDTYAKEILTPYFGENLEGLLNRRRGDLYGIVNGIDYVEYNPVKDNLIYTKYHKNALVKRSDNKLKLQAELNLPVTRDLPLVAIVSRLVAQKGMDLVAHVMEEILSLDLQLVILGTGDKRYADMFTKAAARYPEKVSANILFDNTLAHKIYAGADMLLMPSLFEPCGLSQLIALRYGCIPIVREVGGLKDTITAYNEITQQGNGFSFTNYNAHDMLHTIQRALKYQQRPAIWKRIIKNAMNCDYSWQRSADKYKRLYEMLLTRKEQDSLQ; encoded by the coding sequence TTGAAAGCGTTATTCGTGGCTGCAGAAGCAGTTCCCTTTGTAAAAACTGGCGGTTTAGGTGATGTAATTGGTTCGCTACCCAAGGCGTTACAGTCCAGCGCAGTGGATATATGCATAGTATTACCTAAATATAAGTCCATTTCCCAACAATATAAGTCCGCTATGGTGGCGATAAAAAGCATCTCAATATCTATGGGAGGCCGGGAAAGAGATTTTGTTGTAGAGCAACTCAACTACCGAGGCAGTAACTATTTTTTTATTGGCAATGATGAGCTGTTTGGTCGCAATGACATTTATGGCTATCCGGATGATGCTGAGCGCTATGGTTTTTTTTGTCGGGCGGTATTAGAAACATTGCCACACCTTGATTTTAAACCGGATATAATTCATTGTCACGATTGGCACACTGGTATGATCAGTGTCTTTTTAGATAGTCACTATAAAGACAGCGCTTTTTATCGGGACATGGCGACAATATTTACCATTCATAATCTTAGATACCAAGGGGTTTTTCCTAAGGATACATTAGCATTGTTAGACTTAAATGAACAATATTTTACCATTGATGGCATAGAATTTTATAATCAAATTAATTTTATGAAGGGTGGTTTAAACTTTTCAGATATCATCACCACCGTCAGCGATACCTATGCTAAAGAAATATTAACTCCCTATTTTGGTGAAAACCTAGAGGGTTTGCTAAACCGACGCAGGGGAGATTTGTATGGCATTGTAAATGGCATCGATTATGTTGAGTACAATCCCGTTAAGGATAATCTGATTTATACTAAGTATCATAAAAATGCTTTAGTTAAAAGAAGCGATAATAAATTAAAGTTACAAGCAGAGCTCAATCTGCCTGTTACCCGAGACCTGCCGCTAGTGGCAATTGTTTCCCGCTTGGTGGCTCAAAAGGGAATGGATTTGGTGGCCCATGTAATGGAGGAGATTTTATCTTTAGATCTACAGTTAGTCATATTGGGCACAGGGGATAAAAGGTATGCCGATATGTTCACCAAAGCGGCGGCCAGATATCCCGAAAAGGTATCGGCAAACATCCTGTTTGACAATACTTTAGCCCACAAGATATATGCTGGTGCGGATATGCTTTTAATGCCCTCGCTGTTTGAGCCCTGTGGATTAAGTCAGCTGATTGCTTTGCGCTACGGATGTATTCCCATAGTAAGGGAGGTTGGAGGATTAAAGGATACTATCACAGCTTATAACGAAATTACCCAGCAAGGTAACGGCTTTAGTTTTACCAATTATAACGCCCATGACATGCTACATACTATTCAAAGGGCGTTAAAGTACCAGCAAAGGCCGGCAATATGGAAGCGGATAATCAAAAATGCCATGAATTGTGATTATAGTTGGCAAAGATCCGCTGACAAATATAAAAGGCTTTATGAAATGTTGTTGACAAGGAAAGAACAGGATAGTCTGCAATAA
- the glgD gene encoding glucose-1-phosphate adenylyltransferase subunit GlgD, protein MKDVMGIININENEDRLLGITRHRPVATIPFGGRYRIIDFTLSNMVNSGIRNIGILTHNKHRSLFDHLRSGKEWDLNRKRDGLFIFPPDNLQYPMDVFKGVLQYFYNNLNYINKSRQKYVLISGSNVICNIDLTAAFNYHKETKADITAIYSESGFTSHNLKDSTIINTLDNGRILDMEVNPTKIKSNRVALGLYILEKALLVDLIDACVSRGYYDLIKDGFIKNISMLNIYGYPHHGYTAKINSLVNYYRHSMDLLNPDIWQELFFKPGLIYTKVKDETPARYKRNSNVNNSIIANGCIIEGTVINSILFRGVKVHKGAVVKDSIIMQMSEIERNALVEYVITDKEVLITSGKQIRGDQNFPFLIEKKIVV, encoded by the coding sequence ATGAAAGATGTTATGGGTATAATCAACATTAATGAAAATGAAGATAGATTGTTAGGAATCACTCGCCATCGTCCAGTGGCCACCATTCCCTTTGGTGGCAGATATAGAATCATTGATTTTACCTTATCAAACATGGTGAATTCAGGTATCAGAAATATTGGCATTTTAACCCATAATAAACACCGGTCTTTATTCGATCATTTACGTTCAGGTAAAGAGTGGGATTTAAATAGAAAACGAGATGGCCTATTCATTTTCCCACCGGATAATCTCCAATATCCCATGGATGTTTTTAAAGGGGTGCTGCAATATTTTTACAATAACTTAAATTATATTAATAAAAGTAGACAAAAGTATGTTTTGATATCCGGTAGTAACGTAATTTGTAACATCGACCTCACCGCGGCTTTTAATTATCACAAAGAGACCAAAGCTGATATTACAGCGATATATAGTGAATCTGGATTCACCAGCCACAATTTAAAAGATTCTACTATAATTAACACCCTAGATAACGGACGCATATTGGATATGGAAGTTAATCCCACAAAAATTAAGAGCAACAGAGTGGCTTTAGGTCTGTATATATTAGAAAAAGCTTTGCTGGTGGACTTAATAGATGCCTGTGTTTCCAGAGGATACTATGACTTAATTAAAGATGGTTTTATCAAAAACATCAGCATGCTTAACATCTATGGTTATCCCCATCATGGTTATACTGCCAAGATAAATTCTTTAGTTAATTATTATCGACACAGTATGGATTTGCTAAACCCTGACATATGGCAAGAATTATTTTTTAAACCAGGGCTTATTTACACAAAGGTTAAGGATGAAACCCCTGCCCGCTATAAAAGAAATTCTAACGTTAACAATTCTATAATTGCCAATGGCTGTATTATCGAAGGTACAGTGATCAATAGTATATTGTTTAGAGGGGTAAAGGTCCATAAAGGCGCTGTGGTAAAGGACAGTATCATCATGCAAATGAGCGAAATAGAAAGGAATGCTTTGGTGGAATATGTGATTACTGACAAAGAGGTGTTAATAACCAGTGGTAAGCAAATACGCGGTGACCAAAATTTCCCATTTTTGATTGAAAAAAAGATAGTAGTTTAA
- a CDS encoding glucose-1-phosphate adenylyltransferase, translating into MRKKECVAMLLAGGQGSRLGVLTKNLAKPALPFGGKFRIIDFPLSNCYNSGIDTVGVLTQYQPLALNSYIGIGSPWDLDRKNGGVTLLPPFLKEKGGEWYKGTANAIYQNINYLDQYHPKYVLILSGDHIYKMDYSLMLNFHKHNTAEVTIAVIEVPWQEAGRFGILNTDDEGRIIDFEEKPKHPQSNLASMGIYMFNWPLLKEYLQEDELDPHSSNDFGKNIIPKMINCGHRVYAFRFSGYWKDVGTVQSLWEANMDLLTDEPKLDLDDRKWRIFSVNPAHPPHFVAKSANISSSLVNEGCVIMGTVQHSVLFAGVSVGEGTIIKDSIIMPNVKIGSNVNIHKAIICEDTIIRDGCYIGKSATDEGITIVGENIIIPNDTIIPSNETVSIANLKKYVMADEEI; encoded by the coding sequence GTGAGAAAAAAAGAATGTGTGGCGATGCTCTTGGCTGGGGGACAGGGTAGTAGATTGGGAGTGTTAACTAAAAATTTAGCTAAACCAGCACTCCCTTTTGGTGGCAAATTCAGGATTATCGATTTCCCTTTAAGCAACTGTTATAATTCTGGCATTGACACAGTGGGTGTGCTGACGCAGTATCAGCCGTTGGCATTAAATTCATATATCGGTATAGGAAGCCCTTGGGATTTAGATCGAAAAAATGGCGGAGTTACTTTGCTGCCGCCATTTTTAAAAGAAAAGGGGGGAGAATGGTACAAAGGCACAGCAAATGCCATTTACCAGAATATTAATTATCTAGACCAGTATCACCCAAAGTATGTGCTGATATTGTCCGGAGATCATATTTACAAAATGGATTACTCATTAATGCTTAATTTTCATAAACATAATACCGCAGAAGTGACCATTGCAGTTATAGAAGTGCCTTGGCAGGAGGCTGGTAGATTTGGTATTTTGAATACCGATGATGAGGGTAGAATTATTGATTTTGAAGAAAAGCCAAAACATCCGCAAAGTAATTTAGCTTCCATGGGCATATATATGTTTAACTGGCCATTGCTTAAGGAATATCTACAAGAGGATGAACTGGACCCTCATTCCAGTAATGACTTTGGCAAGAATATCATCCCCAAAATGATTAATTGTGGCCACCGGGTTTATGCTTTTCGGTTCTCTGGTTATTGGAAGGATGTGGGCACGGTACAAAGTTTATGGGAAGCCAATATGGACTTATTAACAGATGAACCAAAGTTAGATCTTGATGACAGAAAATGGAGAATTTTTTCGGTTAACCCCGCCCACCCCCCCCACTTTGTTGCCAAATCTGCCAACATTAGTAGCTCGTTGGTTAATGAAGGATGCGTAATAATGGGCACTGTGCAGCATTCAGTATTATTTGCCGGTGTCTCTGTTGGCGAAGGCACCATCATCAAAGACTCAATTATTATGCCAAACGTTAAAATCGGATCCAACGTCAACATTCATAAAGCAATAATATGTGAAGATACCATTATTAGGGATGGCTGTTATATTGGTAAAAGTGCTACTGACGAAGGGATTACCATAGTGGGAGAAAATATTATTATTCCTAACGACACCATTATTCCCAGTAATGAAACGGTTAGTATAGCAAACTTAAAAAAATACGTCATGGCAGATGAGGAGATATGA
- the glgB gene encoding 1,4-alpha-glucan branching protein GlgB has product MELYKWVYQMEAVMLLKVFPIDDYSLYLFHEGTNYRSYQLLGAHIINDCKTSGVRFALWAPNAREISVVGDFNNWQGGKHKMQKVNKLGIWSTTIAGLKTGNLYKYEIITDGGEVIIKADPFAFFSELRPHTASVIYNLADYNWQDQSWQHLKKTANVYQQPILIYEVHLGSWKRDDDNNFLNYRQLAKQLVDYVVEMGYTHIELLPVSEHPLDDSWGYQTTGYYSATSRYGTPHQLMYLIDQCHQRGVGVILDLVLGHFCKDSHGLRCFDGTAVYENDNLLKSENHQWGTANFDFTKPEVWSFLISNVVFWLDIYHIDGVRLDAVANMLYLDYAKEPGQWVSNKYGGNENLEAVAFLKRLNEVIFKYFPNTLVMAEESSQWPLVTKPTYVGGLGFNFKWNMGWMNDILKYMDLDPVNRKWHHNQLTFSFMYTYAENYVLPLSHDEVVHGKKSLLDKMPGDYWQKFANLRLLFGYMMAHPGKKLLFMGAEFGQFAEWQFDKCLDWQLLNYELHNKTHNYVKALNHFYRNQRCLWELDHEEKGLEWIDANDYNQSIITFVRRGKGINDYLIVICNFTPVVREKYRIGVPEPGTYIEVFNSDLEVYGGSNNSNDCVMTACDVPWHNRCYSIEVKIPPLAVLYLKPDLNDFKR; this is encoded by the coding sequence ATGGAATTATATAAGTGGGTATATCAAATGGAAGCGGTGATGTTATTGAAGGTATTTCCAATAGATGACTACAGCTTATATCTATTTCATGAAGGGACTAACTACCGCAGTTACCAATTACTTGGGGCACATATAATCAATGATTGCAAAACCAGTGGAGTTAGGTTTGCCCTTTGGGCACCCAATGCCAGAGAAATTAGTGTGGTGGGGGATTTTAACAACTGGCAGGGCGGCAAACATAAAATGCAAAAAGTAAATAAATTAGGCATCTGGTCAACCACCATTGCAGGATTAAAAACTGGAAATTTATACAAATATGAAATAATCACTGACGGCGGTGAAGTTATTATAAAAGCTGACCCCTTTGCTTTTTTCAGTGAACTAAGGCCCCATACTGCCTCGGTAATTTACAATTTAGCCGATTATAACTGGCAGGACCAGAGTTGGCAGCATCTTAAAAAAACTGCCAATGTATACCAACAACCAATACTAATATATGAAGTACACTTGGGTTCTTGGAAACGTGATGATGACAATAACTTTTTAAATTATCGTCAATTAGCCAAACAATTAGTGGATTATGTGGTTGAAATGGGTTATACCCACATAGAATTGTTGCCCGTTAGTGAGCATCCTTTGGACGATTCTTGGGGTTACCAAACCACCGGTTATTATTCAGCCACCAGTCGTTATGGAACACCCCATCAATTAATGTACTTAATTGATCAATGCCATCAACGGGGTGTTGGTGTCATTTTAGATTTGGTTTTGGGTCATTTTTGCAAAGATAGTCATGGGTTAAGGTGTTTTGACGGTACGGCCGTATATGAAAATGATAACTTGCTGAAGAGTGAAAACCATCAGTGGGGTACCGCTAATTTTGATTTTACCAAACCTGAGGTTTGGAGCTTTTTAATCTCTAACGTTGTTTTTTGGCTAGATATTTATCATATTGATGGTGTCAGACTGGACGCAGTGGCCAATATGTTGTACTTAGATTATGCTAAGGAGCCTGGGCAGTGGGTCTCCAATAAGTACGGCGGTAACGAGAATTTAGAGGCAGTTGCATTCCTAAAAAGACTTAATGAAGTGATTTTTAAATACTTTCCCAACACTTTGGTAATGGCTGAAGAATCCAGCCAATGGCCACTGGTTACAAAACCGACTTATGTCGGCGGCTTGGGGTTTAATTTTAAATGGAATATGGGCTGGATGAACGATATTTTAAAATACATGGATTTGGATCCGGTAAACAGAAAATGGCATCATAATCAACTTACTTTTTCATTTATGTACACCTATGCTGAGAACTATGTTCTGCCTTTGTCCCATGACGAAGTTGTCCATGGTAAAAAATCATTATTAGATAAAATGCCCGGAGATTATTGGCAAAAATTTGCTAATTTAAGGTTGCTGTTTGGTTATATGATGGCTCATCCTGGTAAAAAGTTGCTATTCATGGGAGCAGAATTTGGCCAATTTGCTGAGTGGCAATTTGACAAATGTTTAGATTGGCAATTGTTGAATTATGAGCTGCACAACAAAACGCATAATTATGTAAAAGCACTCAATCACTTCTATCGGAATCAACGATGCCTGTGGGAATTAGATCATGAAGAAAAGGGGTTAGAATGGATTGATGCCAATGATTACAACCAAAGCATAATTACATTTGTGCGTAGAGGTAAAGGTATTAATGATTACCTAATTGTTATTTGTAATTTTACTCCAGTTGTGAGAGAAAAATATCGCATTGGGGTACCGGAACCAGGTACATATATAGAGGTTTTTAACAGCGATTTAGAAGTCTATGGAGGATCCAATAACAGCAATGATTGTGTAATGACAGCCTGCGATGTGCCGTGGCATAACAGATGCTACTCCATTGAAGTTAAAATACCACCTTTAGCTGTGCTGTATTTAAAGCCAGACTTAAATGACTTTAAGAGGTGA
- a CDS encoding alpha/beta-type small acid-soluble spore protein, translating into MARNSNQPVKAGAASALDQMKYEIAGELGISNYQQMDKGQLPSRVNGYVGGNMTKRLVAFAEQALASGQVAQVTNQNVELETPQQS; encoded by the coding sequence ATGGCTCGTAATAGTAATCAACCTGTTAAGGCTGGTGCAGCCAGCGCCCTTGATCAAATGAAGTATGAAATTGCTGGAGAACTGGGAATTAGCAACTATCAACAAATGGACAAAGGTCAACTGCCCAGCCGTGTTAACGGTTATGTTGGTGGTAATATGACTAAAAGATTGGTAGCTTTTGCTGAGCAAGCATTAGCCAGTGGTCAAGTAGCTCAAGTAACAAATCAAAATGTAGAGTTGGAAACCCCTCAACAATCATAA
- a CDS encoding AMP-binding protein yields MTKGQHNMTNYEEEYQNFQWNIPEYFNFASDVVDKWAEDPEKLALIWLDDYGAEIKFTFKEIKEQSCKLANVLKQNGVKKGDRVILILPRLIEWWQAMIACLRLGAIISPGTVQLTAKDIEYRIKTSEAVAIITDDTNASKVDEIEMNCPTLKAKLVVGERDGWINYKSAVAGADINFKTANTKGDDGALLFFTSGTTGHPKMTLHTHISYPFAHKNTGKYWLDLREDDLHWNLSDTGWAKAGWSSLFGPWHQGSCLFIHHEIGKFKPKRMLELLEKYPITTLCAAPTIYRMLVLEDLSQYKFTTLRHCVGAGEPLNAEIVEVWKKYTGLTIRDGYGQTETVLVLGNFPCLEGKLGSMGKPAPGFNIAIIDETGTELSAGKEGDIAIEIEPHRPAGIFKEYWKDPMKTLASKRGRWYVTGDRGVKDEDGYFWFVGRADDVILASGYRIGPFEVESALIEHPAVAESAVVASPDELRGEIVKAFVVLAPGYEPSIELIKELQTHVKNTTAPYKYPREIEFIDELPKTVSGKIRRVQLRQMERMKKDFPPLR; encoded by the coding sequence ATGACTAAAGGTCAACACAACATGACGAATTATGAGGAGGAGTACCAGAACTTTCAGTGGAACATTCCCGAATACTTTAATTTTGCTAGCGATGTCGTTGATAAATGGGCTGAGGATCCGGAAAAACTAGCTTTAATTTGGTTAGACGACTATGGTGCAGAAATAAAGTTTACCTTTAAAGAAATTAAAGAGCAGTCCTGTAAACTTGCCAACGTGTTAAAACAAAACGGGGTAAAAAAAGGAGATCGAGTAATTCTAATTTTGCCGCGCTTAATTGAATGGTGGCAAGCAATGATTGCCTGTTTGCGACTGGGTGCCATCATTAGCCCGGGAACTGTTCAATTAACTGCAAAGGATATTGAATATCGCATCAAAACATCAGAAGCAGTGGCAATTATTACTGACGATACTAATGCCAGTAAAGTTGACGAAATTGAAATGAATTGTCCAACCCTTAAAGCAAAGTTAGTTGTTGGCGAAAGGGATGGTTGGATCAATTATAAGTCAGCTGTGGCTGGTGCTGATATCAATTTCAAAACCGCCAACACTAAGGGGGACGACGGTGCACTGTTATTTTTCACTTCAGGCACCACTGGCCATCCTAAAATGACACTACATACTCATATTAGTTATCCCTTTGCTCATAAAAATACTGGCAAATATTGGCTGGATCTGCGGGAGGATGACTTACACTGGAACCTCTCTGATACTGGTTGGGCTAAAGCAGGATGGAGCAGTCTGTTTGGGCCTTGGCACCAAGGAAGTTGTTTGTTTATACATCATGAAATTGGTAAATTTAAGCCCAAAAGAATGCTTGAATTGTTGGAGAAATATCCAATAACCACCCTTTGTGCGGCTCCGACAATTTATCGCATGCTGGTGCTGGAAGATTTGTCCCAGTATAAATTTACTACCTTAAGACACTGTGTTGGAGCAGGGGAACCATTGAATGCCGAGATTGTTGAGGTGTGGAAGAAATATACCGGCCTAACAATTAGGGATGGATATGGACAAACCGAAACGGTGTTGGTGCTTGGCAATTTCCCATGCTTAGAGGGTAAGCTGGGGTCGATGGGTAAACCCGCACCGGGTTTTAATATTGCAATAATCGACGAGACCGGTACAGAATTGTCTGCAGGTAAAGAGGGAGATATAGCGATAGAAATTGAGCCCCACAGACCTGCGGGTATTTTTAAAGAATATTGGAAAGACCCCATGAAAACGTTAGCCAGTAAAAGGGGACGCTGGTATGTCACTGGCGATCGGGGAGTAAAGGATGAGGATGGCTATTTCTGGTTTGTTGGCCGTGCTGATGATGTAATCCTGGCTTCTGGTTACCGCATTGGCCCCTTTGAAGTGGAAAGTGCATTAATAGAACACCCAGCGGTGGCTGAATCAGCAGTTGTGGCCAGCCCTGATGAACTGAGGGGTGAAATTGTTAAAGCCTTTGTTGTCTTGGCACCAGGCTATGAACCCTCTATTGAGTTAATTAAAGAGTTACAGACACATGTGAAAAACACAACTGCCCCTTACAAGTATCCGCGCGAAATCGAGTTTATAGATGAACTACCAAAAACAGTCAGTGGTAAAATCCGGCGGGTACAATTGAGACAGATGGAGAGAATGAAAAAGGATTTTCCGCCTTTGCGATAA
- the minC gene encoding septum site-determining protein MinC, which translates to MEEPVNIKGTRKGLIIKFDSNANFEDIKDYLQKKMESAKGFFKGAKFTLHHEQNFLQEQISELEMICTNYGLIPTEEPIEMPTMPNPSEANVDNQKKKSPPDEQQTLLVKRTLRSGQSIRYHGHVVVLGDVNAGAEITAGGSIIVLGRCSGVVHAGATGNGKAKVIANRLCPTQLRIDTAIVRSPEEEPQYPEIAKISGGMILVEKYLSSHR; encoded by the coding sequence ATGGAAGAACCGGTAAATATTAAAGGAACCCGTAAAGGATTAATCATTAAATTTGATTCCAATGCTAATTTTGAGGATATAAAAGATTACTTACAGAAAAAAATGGAATCTGCCAAAGGCTTTTTTAAAGGAGCTAAGTTTACTCTACACCACGAACAAAATTTTTTACAAGAACAAATATCGGAATTAGAAATGATCTGTACAAATTATGGGCTAATTCCCACCGAAGAACCTATTGAAATGCCCACGATGCCCAATCCCAGCGAAGCTAATGTTGACAATCAAAAAAAGAAATCACCACCGGATGAACAACAAACTTTATTGGTTAAACGCACTCTCCGCTCGGGACAAAGCATTAGGTATCATGGTCACGTGGTGGTATTGGGTGATGTTAATGCCGGCGCTGAGATAACTGCCGGCGGTAGCATTATCGTTTTGGGACGTTGTAGCGGAGTAGTACATGCTGGTGCCACCGGTAATGGCAAAGCAAAGGTAATTGCCAATCGCCTATGTCCAACGCAACTGCGCATAGATACTGCCATTGTGAGGTCACCGGAAGAGGAACCCCAGTATCCTGAAATAGCAAAAATAAGTGGCGGCATGATTTTAGTGGAAAAATACCTCTCCTCTCACCGTTAG
- a CDS encoding NUDIX hydrolase has protein sequence MNLTEKTITSQMIHKGKVVNLRVDSVELPNGKIGSREVVEHVGAVAVVPITDDGDLIMVRQYRYPVQEILLEIPAGKLDAGEDPKRCVERELLEETGMVAENCRLLFSMYSSPGFSNEILHIYLAENLTYQGQHLDEDEFLQVEKITLDQGIEMIYNGKIKDAKTIAGILALKQFKK, from the coding sequence ATGAATCTAACGGAAAAAACTATAACCTCTCAAATGATTCATAAAGGAAAAGTAGTTAACTTGAGAGTTGATTCAGTTGAATTGCCCAATGGAAAAATTGGTTCTAGAGAAGTGGTTGAACATGTGGGCGCAGTGGCGGTTGTGCCAATAACCGACGATGGTGACCTAATAATGGTAAGACAATATCGTTATCCTGTTCAAGAAATATTGTTAGAAATACCGGCTGGTAAATTAGATGCCGGGGAAGATCCTAAGCGCTGTGTGGAAAGAGAACTACTGGAAGAAACCGGTATGGTGGCCGAAAACTGTAGGCTGTTATTTAGCATGTATAGCAGTCCCGGATTTAGCAATGAAATTTTGCATATATATTTAGCTGAAAATTTAACCTATCAAGGGCAGCATTTGGATGAGGATGAGTTTTTACAAGTAGAGAAAATAACCCTAGACCAAGGGATAGAGATGATATATAACGGTAAAATAAAAGATGCCAAAACAATTGCCGGCATCTTGGCCCTGAAACAATTTAAAAAGTGA
- a CDS encoding phage-shock protein, producing MNGKLSSLTDELKKTLFFFDGITAIDAATYVHHKMLQDYSLLQVEEKVNLCLKQNPCFTVDNNNLWRLCIEGSEENDSFYKTLLKKKEPISLRDVIKNSKTKKAKVTKKLAEEAALVTDARFVQLENGNWGLTEWYFEPEQYSIKHLVIKAFKIHANGASLAQLHETVNEWRNTTPQVIQQLLLKFPYFEQINKELYTYNEKIHLAHDRMVRRYLNLLKAQKQKWQYDREKLNIKINNLKKHIDEISSAQKEAAAALAERANVIDQYHNLSTQLSEKDLLLSMRKKEILRYREQLAKLESKANSILYQCRLWVRRAKDKEMEVAALKKYNEKNQTSLETMFSKLHQYKERDRENKAKMAELKEYYTNRIAELQTEIVELKQQLERTKENSQYEERKLYQDINHMSNDLKETLERAEELQKAVRLLEQELEKSKESKMRLESKLRPLPVRLVIKICSLFKPE from the coding sequence GTGAACGGTAAGCTCAGCTCTCTAACCGATGAATTGAAAAAAACATTATTCTTTTTTGATGGTATCACTGCCATTGACGCTGCCACATACGTCCACCATAAAATGTTACAGGACTACAGTCTGCTTCAAGTGGAAGAGAAGGTGAATCTATGTCTAAAGCAAAACCCATGTTTTACTGTAGATAATAATAATTTGTGGCGGCTTTGTATAGAAGGGTCAGAAGAAAATGATAGTTTTTATAAAACTTTGTTGAAAAAAAAGGAACCGATAAGTTTACGTGATGTCATAAAGAACAGTAAAACTAAGAAAGCAAAGGTTACAAAAAAATTAGCGGAGGAAGCTGCATTGGTAACCGATGCACGTTTTGTTCAATTGGAAAATGGCAATTGGGGCTTGACGGAATGGTATTTTGAACCGGAACAATATTCGATAAAACATTTGGTAATTAAAGCTTTTAAAATTCATGCTAATGGTGCATCATTGGCCCAATTGCATGAAACAGTTAACGAATGGCGGAATACAACACCACAAGTAATACAGCAATTGTTATTAAAATTTCCCTATTTTGAACAGATAAATAAAGAATTATATACATATAATGAAAAAATACATTTGGCCCACGATAGAATGGTCAGACGTTACCTTAACCTGTTAAAAGCACAAAAACAAAAGTGGCAATATGATCGTGAGAAATTAAACATCAAAATCAATAATCTAAAAAAGCACATTGATGAAATTTCATCTGCCCAAAAGGAAGCAGCGGCAGCATTGGCAGAAAGAGCCAATGTTATAGATCAATACCACAACCTTTCTACCCAATTGTCAGAGAAAGACCTGTTATTATCTATGCGTAAAAAGGAGATTCTAAGATACCGCGAGCAACTGGCTAAATTGGAATCTAAAGCAAACAGTATTTTATACCAATGTCGATTATGGGTGCGAAGGGCTAAGGATAAAGAGATGGAAGTTGCTGCCCTTAAAAAATATAACGAAAAGAATCAAACTAGCCTGGAAACGATGTTTTCTAAACTACACCAATATAAAGAGCGAGATCGTGAAAACAAGGCAAAAATGGCCGAACTAAAGGAATATTACACCAATCGTATTGCTGAATTACAAACTGAAATAGTTGAACTAAAACAACAATTAGAACGAACCAAAGAAAATAGCCAATATGAAGAAAGAAAACTTTATCAAGACATTAATCATATGTCTAATGATTTAAAAGAAACACTGGAACGTGCTGAAGAGTTGCAAAAGGCGGTACGCTTATTGGAGCAGGAACTGGAAAAAAGTAAAGAAAGTAAAATGCGACTGGAAAGTAAATTGCGCCCATTACCCGTTAGATTAGTAATAAAAATTTGTAGCTTATTTAAGCCCGAATAA